ACACCGGTACCGGGGGACGCCGGCTTCAGCAGCACGACGCCGGCGGCCTTCTCACCCTGGATGGGGTGCGGGATGGTGCCCTGGATACGGGGGACCTTGAAGAAGTTCTTCTTGGCCTCCTCAACGCCCTTGGCGATGGCGGCCGGAACCTCCTTCGCCTTGCCGTAACCGACACCGACGGTGCCGTCACCGTCGCCCACCACGACCAGCGCGGTGAAGCTGAAACGACGACCACCCTTGACAACCTTGGCAACACGGTTGATCGCGACGACGCGCTCGACGTAAGCAGTCTTCTCGGCGACCGGGGCGCCGCCCCGCTCGTCACGCTTACGGTCGCGCCGCTCGCCACCCGTGCCGCGACCGGCGCCGCCTTCGCGGCGCTGGGGTCCAGCCATTGGAATTACCTCTCTCGTTTACGTC
The DNA window shown above is from Streptomyces sp. TLI_171 and carries:
- the rpsE gene encoding 30S ribosomal protein S5, encoding MAGPQRREGGAGRGTGGERRDRKRDERGGAPVAEKTAYVERVVAINRVAKVVKGGRRFSFTALVVVGDGDGTVGVGYGKAKEVPAAIAKGVEEAKKNFFKVPRIQGTIPHPIQGEKAAGVVLLKPASPGTGVIAGGPVRAVLECAGVHDILSKSLGSDNAINIVHATVAALKGLVRPEEIAARRGLPLEDVAPAALLRARAAGVSA